The Erigeron canadensis isolate Cc75 chromosome 4, C_canadensis_v1, whole genome shotgun sequence genome window below encodes:
- the LOC122595382 gene encoding subtilisin-like protease SBT2.6 isoform X1 yields the protein MGTLDCMFTIIIFVSFWVFGKSEIYIVTIEGEPVTSYRGGVSGFEATAVESDEKLDVTSDSVSAYSHHLELKHDTLLETLFDEGSYKKIYSYKHLINGFAVDVSPEQAEMLRRANGVKSVDKDWKVRKLTTHTPQFLGLPTGVWPMGGGYDRAGEDIVIGFVDSGIFPDNPSFGNLNIVPYGPIPKYRGKCEINSDTKKSFCNGKIVGAQHFAEAAIAAGAFNPSVNYASPMDGDGHGSHTAAIAAGNNGIPVRVHGYEFGKASGMAPRARIAVYKALYRLFGGFVADVVAAIEQAVHDGVDILNLSVGPNSPPATTRTTFLNPFDATLLAAVKAGVFVAQAAGNGGPFAKSLVSYSPWIMSVAAAVDDRRYKNHLTLGNGKILAGIGLSPATSLNKKYTLVAANDVVLDSSVMRFSPTDCQRPEVLNKNMVKGNILLCGYSFNFVIGTSSVKKVAETARSLGAIGFVLAVENVAPGTKFDPMPIGMPGIVITDVSKSMELINYYKASTSRDWTGRVKSFKATGTIGEGLEPILHKSAPIVALFSARGPNIKDYSFRDADLLKPDILAPGSLIWASWSPNGTDEANYIGESFAMISGTSMAAPHIAGIAALIKQKHPHWSPAAIKSALMTTTNTLDRGEKPILAEKYSGADKLTFVSATPFDYGSGHVNPRAAMDPGLIFDAGYEDYLGFLCTTPGINYHELLNYTHRPCNYTLGHPYNLNTPSIAISHLVRTQTVTRTVTNVDEEETYTITSRMAPAIAIETSPPSMTIRPGASHKFFITLTVRSVTNSYSFGEVLLKGNRGHKVRIPVVAMGYKR from the exons ATGGGAACATTGGATTGTATGTTTACAATTATCATTTTCGTCAGTTTTTGGGTTTTTGGGAAATCGGAGATTTATATTGTGACAATTGAAGGAGAGCCGGTAACAAGTTATAGAGGTGGTGTGAGTGGTTTTGAAGCCACTGCTGTTGAATCCGATGAGAAGCTTGATGTCACTAG TGATTCAGTTTCAGCATATTCCCATCACCTAGAACTCAAACATGATACTCTTCTTGAAACGTTGTTTGATGAAGGAAGTTATAAGAAAATCTACAGTTATAAACATCTTATCAATGGTTTCGCAGTTGATGTTTCTCCTGAACAG GCAGAAATGCTCAGGCGAGCCAATGGCGTGAAATCAGTAGATAAAGATTGGAAAGTGAGGAAACTCACCACACATACACCACAATTTCTTGGGCTTCCCACCGGGGTTTGGCCAATGGGCGGTGGATATGACAGAGCAGGGGAGGACATTGTGATTGGATTTGTTGATTCCGGTATTTTCCCAGATAATCCAAGTTTTGGGAATCTTAATATCGTACCATATGGGCCTATACCAAAATACAGAGGAAAATGTGAAATTAATTCTGATACAAAAAAGAGTTTTTGTAATGGGAAGATTGTTGGAGCACAACATTTTGCAGAAGCTGCAATAGCAGCTGGTGCTTTTAATCCTTCGGTTAATTATGCTTCGCCTATGGATGGTGATGGACATGGAAG CCACACTGCAGCAATTGCAGCCGGAAATAATGGGATCCCAGTTCGAGTCCATGGATACGAATTTGGAAAAGCAAGTGGAATGGCTCCTCGTGCCAG GATTGCTGTGTACAAGGCGCTCTACAGGCTCTTTGGGGGTTTTGTTGCTGATGTCGTCGCCGCCATCGAGCAAGCAGTTCATGATGGTGTTGACATATTGAATCTCTCAGTGGGACCCAACAGTCCTCCGGCCACTACACGAACCACATTCTTAAACCCGTTTGATGCTACCCTTCTCGCAGCTGTAAAAGCTGGAGTTTTTGTAGCACAAGCAGCTGGAAATGGTGGGCCTTTCGCCAAATCTCTTGTGTCTTATAGTCCATGGATCATGTCTGTGGCTGCTGCTGTTGATGATCGACGATATAAAAATCATCTTACACTTGGAAACGGGAAGATTCTTGCTGGAATTGGTTTGTCAC CTGCTACAagtttaaataagaagtatacGCTCGTTGCTGCTAATGATGTTGTGTTGGATTCTTCGGTTATGAGATTTAGTCCAACGGATTGCCAGAGGCCTGAAGTTTTGAACAAAAATATGGTGAAAGGAAACATACTTTTATGTGGTTATTCGTTCAATTTTGTTATCGGAACCTCATCAGTGAAGAAGGTTGCTGAAACTGCAAGGAGTCTTGGTGCAATTGGCTTTGTACTTGCTGTTGAGAATGTTGCACCGGGAACAAAGTTTGACCCAATGCCTATTGGCATGCCCGGGATTGTCATTACGGACGTTAGCAAGTCAATG GAGCTTATAAACTATTACAAAGCATCTACTTCAAGGGATTGGACTGGACGGGTGAAAAGTTTTAAAGCTACAGGAACCATAGGAGAAGGTTTGGAGCCTATACTTCACAAATCAGCACCTATAGTCGCTTTGTTTTCTGCCCGAGGGCCAAATATAAAAGACTACAGCTTTCGTGATGCGGATCTTTTAAAACCCGATATTCTAGCACCCGGTTCTTTGATTTGGGCTTCTTGGTCTCCCAATGGAACCGATGAGGCAAATTACATAG GAGAGAGCTTTGCTATGATCTCAGGAACGAGCATGGCTGCACCACACATAGCGGGAATAGCAGCTCTTATAAAGCAGAAACATCCTCATTGGAGCCCAGCAGCTATCAAGTCAGCTTTGATGACAACAACAAATACACTGGACCGAGGTGAGAAGCCCATTCTAGCTGAAAAATATTCAGGGGCAGACAAGTTGACATTCGTCTCGGCGACACCTTTTGATTATGGAAGTGGCCACGTCAATCCCCGTGCTGCGATGGACCCAGGACTCATCTTCGATGCAG GTTATGAAGATTATTTAGGATTCTTGTGCACGACTCCTGGAATCAACTATCACGAGCTACTTAACTACACTCACCGTCCATGTAATTATACTCTCGGCCATCCTTACAATCTGAACACACCGTCGATTGCAATCTCCCATCTTGTAAGAACCCAAACAGTAACTCGAACAGTCACAAATGTAGATGAAGAAGAGACGTATACAATCACATCAAGAATGGCACCAGCCATAGCGATTGAAACAAGTCCTCCATCCATGACTATAAGACCAGGTGCATCACATAAGTTTTTCATCACTTTGACTGTACGATCAGTGACTAACAGTTATAGTTTTGGGGAGGTTTTGTTGAAGGGAAACAGAGGACATAAGGTCCGGATACCAGTTGTAGCAATGGGTTATAAACGGTAG
- the LOC122595382 gene encoding subtilisin-like protease SBT2.6 isoform X2 — protein MLRRANGVKSVDKDWKVRKLTTHTPQFLGLPTGVWPMGGGYDRAGEDIVIGFVDSGIFPDNPSFGNLNIVPYGPIPKYRGKCEINSDTKKSFCNGKIVGAQHFAEAAIAAGAFNPSVNYASPMDGDGHGSHTAAIAAGNNGIPVRVHGYEFGKASGMAPRARIAVYKALYRLFGGFVADVVAAIEQAVHDGVDILNLSVGPNSPPATTRTTFLNPFDATLLAAVKAGVFVAQAAGNGGPFAKSLVSYSPWIMSVAAAVDDRRYKNHLTLGNGKILAGIGLSPATSLNKKYTLVAANDVVLDSSVMRFSPTDCQRPEVLNKNMVKGNILLCGYSFNFVIGTSSVKKVAETARSLGAIGFVLAVENVAPGTKFDPMPIGMPGIVITDVSKSMELINYYKASTSRDWTGRVKSFKATGTIGEGLEPILHKSAPIVALFSARGPNIKDYSFRDADLLKPDILAPGSLIWASWSPNGTDEANYIGESFAMISGTSMAAPHIAGIAALIKQKHPHWSPAAIKSALMTTTNTLDRGEKPILAEKYSGADKLTFVSATPFDYGSGHVNPRAAMDPGLIFDAGYEDYLGFLCTTPGINYHELLNYTHRPCNYTLGHPYNLNTPSIAISHLVRTQTVTRTVTNVDEEETYTITSRMAPAIAIETSPPSMTIRPGASHKFFITLTVRSVTNSYSFGEVLLKGNRGHKVRIPVVAMGYKR, from the exons ATGCTCAGGCGAGCCAATGGCGTGAAATCAGTAGATAAAGATTGGAAAGTGAGGAAACTCACCACACATACACCACAATTTCTTGGGCTTCCCACCGGGGTTTGGCCAATGGGCGGTGGATATGACAGAGCAGGGGAGGACATTGTGATTGGATTTGTTGATTCCGGTATTTTCCCAGATAATCCAAGTTTTGGGAATCTTAATATCGTACCATATGGGCCTATACCAAAATACAGAGGAAAATGTGAAATTAATTCTGATACAAAAAAGAGTTTTTGTAATGGGAAGATTGTTGGAGCACAACATTTTGCAGAAGCTGCAATAGCAGCTGGTGCTTTTAATCCTTCGGTTAATTATGCTTCGCCTATGGATGGTGATGGACATGGAAG CCACACTGCAGCAATTGCAGCCGGAAATAATGGGATCCCAGTTCGAGTCCATGGATACGAATTTGGAAAAGCAAGTGGAATGGCTCCTCGTGCCAG GATTGCTGTGTACAAGGCGCTCTACAGGCTCTTTGGGGGTTTTGTTGCTGATGTCGTCGCCGCCATCGAGCAAGCAGTTCATGATGGTGTTGACATATTGAATCTCTCAGTGGGACCCAACAGTCCTCCGGCCACTACACGAACCACATTCTTAAACCCGTTTGATGCTACCCTTCTCGCAGCTGTAAAAGCTGGAGTTTTTGTAGCACAAGCAGCTGGAAATGGTGGGCCTTTCGCCAAATCTCTTGTGTCTTATAGTCCATGGATCATGTCTGTGGCTGCTGCTGTTGATGATCGACGATATAAAAATCATCTTACACTTGGAAACGGGAAGATTCTTGCTGGAATTGGTTTGTCAC CTGCTACAagtttaaataagaagtatacGCTCGTTGCTGCTAATGATGTTGTGTTGGATTCTTCGGTTATGAGATTTAGTCCAACGGATTGCCAGAGGCCTGAAGTTTTGAACAAAAATATGGTGAAAGGAAACATACTTTTATGTGGTTATTCGTTCAATTTTGTTATCGGAACCTCATCAGTGAAGAAGGTTGCTGAAACTGCAAGGAGTCTTGGTGCAATTGGCTTTGTACTTGCTGTTGAGAATGTTGCACCGGGAACAAAGTTTGACCCAATGCCTATTGGCATGCCCGGGATTGTCATTACGGACGTTAGCAAGTCAATG GAGCTTATAAACTATTACAAAGCATCTACTTCAAGGGATTGGACTGGACGGGTGAAAAGTTTTAAAGCTACAGGAACCATAGGAGAAGGTTTGGAGCCTATACTTCACAAATCAGCACCTATAGTCGCTTTGTTTTCTGCCCGAGGGCCAAATATAAAAGACTACAGCTTTCGTGATGCGGATCTTTTAAAACCCGATATTCTAGCACCCGGTTCTTTGATTTGGGCTTCTTGGTCTCCCAATGGAACCGATGAGGCAAATTACATAG GAGAGAGCTTTGCTATGATCTCAGGAACGAGCATGGCTGCACCACACATAGCGGGAATAGCAGCTCTTATAAAGCAGAAACATCCTCATTGGAGCCCAGCAGCTATCAAGTCAGCTTTGATGACAACAACAAATACACTGGACCGAGGTGAGAAGCCCATTCTAGCTGAAAAATATTCAGGGGCAGACAAGTTGACATTCGTCTCGGCGACACCTTTTGATTATGGAAGTGGCCACGTCAATCCCCGTGCTGCGATGGACCCAGGACTCATCTTCGATGCAG GTTATGAAGATTATTTAGGATTCTTGTGCACGACTCCTGGAATCAACTATCACGAGCTACTTAACTACACTCACCGTCCATGTAATTATACTCTCGGCCATCCTTACAATCTGAACACACCGTCGATTGCAATCTCCCATCTTGTAAGAACCCAAACAGTAACTCGAACAGTCACAAATGTAGATGAAGAAGAGACGTATACAATCACATCAAGAATGGCACCAGCCATAGCGATTGAAACAAGTCCTCCATCCATGACTATAAGACCAGGTGCATCACATAAGTTTTTCATCACTTTGACTGTACGATCAGTGACTAACAGTTATAGTTTTGGGGAGGTTTTGTTGAAGGGAAACAGAGGACATAAGGTCCGGATACCAGTTGTAGCAATGGGTTATAAACGGTAG
- the LOC122598073 gene encoding oxysterol-binding protein-related protein 4C encodes MIQKQQKQVTNDQEGDDDQVQAAILTAPLSLDYSTSCYDQSNFGGNNNSNKSPPNLLQRVFSLLKNVRPGSDLTTFTLPPIFNIPKSQLQCYGESVYSVNNDILSRCANGGSSLERFTSVVAWSISTLRPLMFGVAPYNPILGETHHVSRGNLNVLLEQVSHHPPVSALHATNEIDNIEMTWCQYAIPKFCGTFIEAQVLGRRQLKFLNLGESYVMNSPNLVIKFLPVPDVEWLGNVTIQCQETDLEAQLCFKGNSFFGKRGNYRSIRGKIVSIQTMKTIYEIKGHWDRTVTIKDVKTGKQSVIYNAKDVISAMKTPTVKDAKGLQASESAVVWAKVNEGIMNKSWDKANDAKTAIEEKERKLARIRRSKGETWVPKHFVLSNCKETGEWDWEVTPKNIKVPPAPIVVPL; translated from the exons ATGATACAGAAGCAGCAGAAACAGGTAACAAATGATCAAGAGGGTGACGATGATCAAGTGCAGGCTGCGATTTTAACGGCGCCGTTATCTTTGGATTATAGTACTAGTTGTTATGATCAGTCAAATTTTGGtggtaataataatagtaataaatcACCGCCGAATTTGTTACAGCGTGTGTTTAGTTTGTTGAAGAATGTACGCCCTGGCTCTGACCTTACCACATTCACg TTGCCACCTATCTTCAACATTCCCAAATCACAGCTTCAATGTTATGGGGAATCAGTATATAGTGTTAACAATGACATTCTTAGTAGATGTGCCAATGGTGGGAGCTCGCTCGAGAGATTCACATCGGTTGTTGCCTGGAGCATCTCTACTTTACGCCCTCTCATGTTTGGTGTGGCTCCCTACAATCCCATCCTTGGAGAGACTCACCATGTTTCAAGAGGCAATCTAAATGTACTACTCGAACAG GTTTCACATCATCCGCCAGTGAGTGCTCTCCATGCTACTAATGAGATAGACAACATCGAGATGACCTGGTGTCAATATGCAATTCCAAAGTTCTGTG GTACCTTTATTGAAGCTCAGGTGCTCGGAAGAAGACAACTGAAGTTCCTGAACTTGGGCGAATCTTATGTGATGAACTCCCCAAATCTTGTTATAAAGTTCCTTCCAGTGCCTGATGTGGAGTGGTTGGGAAATGTCACAATTCAATGCCAAGAAACTGACCTTGAAGCACAACTGTGCTTTAAAGGCAATTCTTTCTTTGGCAAACGAGGAAATTACAGGTCTATCAGAGGAAAGATTGTATCTATACAAACTATGAAAACTATTTATGAGATCAAAGGTCATTGGGATAG GACTGTGACAATTAAGGATGTCAAAACGGGAAAACAGTCGGTCATTTATAACGCAAAGGATGTGATTTCAGCCATGAAAACACCAACTGTCAAGGATGCAAAG GGATTGCAGGCGAGTGAGTCTGCTGTCGTATGGGCAAAAGTTAATGAAGGTATTATGAACAAATCATGGGATAAAGCAAATGATGCAAAGACTGCCATTGAAGAGAAGGAGAGAAAACTGGCAAGAATTAGGAGGTCGAAAGGTGAAACTTGGGTTCCAAAGCATTTTGTATTATCCAATTGTAAAGAAACTGGTGAGTGGGACTGGGAGGTTACACCCAAAAATATAAAGGTACCTCCAGCTCCCATAGTCGTCCCACTTTGA
- the LOC122598074 gene encoding glycosyltransferase BC10-like, whose protein sequence is MKEGQAWRIGMKDTQLPPPHHRAQSKKPTWIIILVSFVCVFLVFAYVYPLQNSDACYIILSSSCNTFSSWLPPPTRELSDDEVASRVFINDILNMPSTEPNYPKIAFMFMSIGSLPFENLWDKFFEGHEGRFSIYIHASREKPVHSSHYFINREIRSGKVDWGKISMVDAEKRLLANALKDPDNLRFVLLSDSCVPLRDFDYVYNYLMHTNVSFIDSFEDPGPHGSGRYSEHMLPEVEKKFFRKGAQWFTMKRQHAIIVMADSLYYTKFRDYCRPGMDGRNCYADEHYLPTFFHMLDPNGIANWSVTHVDWSERKWHPKSYKALDISYQLIKNITSITDSVHVTSEEKKETMIMPCMWNGINRPCYLFARKFLPETLERMINLFTNQTMF, encoded by the exons ATGAAGGAAGGTCAGGCGTGGCGTATAGGCATGAAAGACACACAATTGCCTCCGCCTCACCATCGTGCTCAATCGAAGAAGCCAACATGGATTATCATATTAGTTTCATTTGTTTGCGTTTTCTTAGTTTTTGCTTATGTGTATCCACTTCAAAACTCAGATGCATGTTACATCATCTTGTCTTCTAGTTGTAATACCTTTTCTAGTTGGCTCCCGCCCCCTACAAGAGAACTTAGTGATGATGAGGTTGCTTCTCGTGTATTTATCAATGATATTTTAAACATGCCATCAACTGAACCGAATTATCCCAAGATTGCTTTCATGTTCATGAGCATTGGATCATTACCTTTTGAGAATTTGTGGGACAAATTCTTCGAG GGACATGAAGGTAGATTTTCCATCTATATTCATGCATCCAGAGAAAAACCGGTCCATTCTAGCCATTACTTCATAAACCGTGAAATTCGCAGTGGCAAG GTAGATTGGGGGAAAATTTCAATGGTTGATGCGGAGAAACGACTTCTGGCAAATGCATTGAAAGATCCCGACAATCTCCGTTTTGTATTACTTTCCGACAG CTGTGTACCATTGCGTGATTTCGACTATGTGTACAATTACCTTATGCACACAAATGTCAGCTTCATTGACAG CTTTGAGGATCCTGGTCCACATGGTAGTGGCCGATATTCGGAGCATATGTTGCCTGAAGTAGAGAAGAAATTCTTTAGAAAGGGTGCGCAG TGGTTCACAATGAAACGACAACATGCAATCATAGTTATGGCAGATAGTCTTTACTACACAAAATTCAGGGATTATTGCAGG CCTGGTATGGATGGGCGCAATTGCTATGCCGATGAACACTATTTGCCTACCTTTTTCCAT ATGCTTGATCCAAATGGGATCGCAAATTGGTCAGTAACACATGTTGATTGGTCTGAAAGGAAATGGCATCCAAAATCTTACAAAGCGCTAGACATCTCATACCAACTAATCAAAAACATAACG TCTATCACCGATAGTGTTCATGTTACAAGTGAAGAAAag AAGGAAACTATGATTATGCCTTGTATGTGGAACGGGATCAACCGGCCTTGTTACTTATTTGCACGAAAATTTTTACCAGAGACCCTAGAGCGCATGATAAACCTATTCACAAATCAAACAATGTTTTAA